A portion of the Cyanobium sp. PCC 7001 genome contains these proteins:
- the folD gene encoding bifunctional methylenetetrahydrofolate dehydrogenase/methenyltetrahydrofolate cyclohydrolase FolD: MAIRLDGRQLAGLIEQRLAAVVGARQAAVGRPPGLAVLRVGDDPASGVYVANKEKACGRVGIHSLGSHLPATTSAAEVRATIERLNADPAVDGILLQLPLPAGLEAAPLLLAMDPEKDADGLHTLNLGRLLKGEPGPRSCTPAGVMALLDHQGVELAGRRAVVVGRSILVGQPMALMLQAADATVTVAHSRTRDLEALCRQADVLVVAAGRPRMIGAEHVQPGAVVVDVGIHRKPEGGLCGDVRFEEVEPLAAAITPVPGGVGPMTVTMLLVNTLVAWCRRHGLDHGLADLVV, encoded by the coding sequence ATGGCCATCCGTCTTGATGGGCGCCAGCTCGCCGGCCTGATCGAGCAGCGCCTCGCCGCCGTGGTCGGCGCCCGCCAGGCGGCGGTGGGCAGGCCGCCGGGTCTCGCCGTGCTGCGGGTGGGGGACGACCCCGCCAGCGGCGTGTACGTGGCCAACAAGGAAAAGGCCTGTGGCCGCGTGGGCATCCACAGCCTCGGCTCCCATCTGCCCGCCACCACCAGTGCCGCGGAGGTGCGGGCCACGATCGAGCGGCTCAATGCCGACCCGGCGGTGGACGGCATCCTGCTGCAGCTGCCGCTGCCGGCCGGCCTCGAGGCCGCCCCGCTGCTGCTGGCCATGGACCCGGAGAAGGACGCCGACGGCCTCCACACCCTCAACCTCGGCCGGCTGCTCAAGGGGGAGCCCGGGCCCCGCAGCTGCACCCCCGCCGGCGTGATGGCGCTGCTCGACCACCAGGGGGTGGAGCTGGCCGGCCGGCGGGCGGTGGTGGTGGGCCGCAGCATCCTGGTGGGTCAGCCCATGGCCCTGATGCTGCAGGCCGCCGATGCCACCGTGACGGTGGCCCACTCCCGCACCCGCGACCTCGAGGCCCTCTGCCGCCAGGCCGACGTGCTGGTGGTGGCGGCGGGCCGCCCCCGCATGATCGGGGCCGAGCACGTGCAGCCCGGAGCGGTGGTGGTGGATGTGGGCATCCACCGCAAGCCGGAAGGGGGACTCTGCGGCGATGTGCGCTTCGAGGAGGTGGAGCCGCTGGCGGCGGCGATCACGCCGGTGCCCGGCGGCGTCGGCCCGATGACCGTGACCATGCTGCTGGTGAACACGCTGGTGGCCTGGTGCCGCCGCCATGGCCTCGACCACGGCCTGGCTGATCTGGTGGTCTGA
- the galE gene encoding UDP-glucose 4-epimerase GalE, with translation MTILVTGGAGYIGSHTVRALQRAGQPVLVLDNLVYGHRDIAEQVLQVPLVTGQLGDRPLLDALLQGHHPQLPAGPVRAVLHFAAYAYVGESVSDPARYYRNNLGDTLVLLEALQAEAQRRGLPIPLVFSSTCATYGIPAPDQIPINERCPQAPINPYGRSKWMVEQLLADFGAAYGQPSVIFRYFNAAGADPAADLGEDHDPETHLIPLVLEALAGRRESIAVFGRDYPTPDGTGIRDYIHVADLAAAHVLGLDRLLQQGGQHIYNLGTGRGYSVQEVINAACRITGRSLRELDAPRRPGDPAELVADASRAMAELGWTPQRSDLDTILSDAWAWHQRRWG, from the coding sequence ATGACGATCCTGGTGACCGGCGGCGCCGGTTATATCGGCAGCCACACCGTGCGCGCCCTGCAGCGCGCCGGCCAGCCGGTGCTGGTGCTCGACAACCTCGTGTACGGCCACCGCGACATCGCCGAGCAGGTGCTGCAGGTGCCCCTGGTGACCGGGCAGCTGGGCGATCGCCCCCTGCTCGATGCCCTGCTGCAGGGCCACCATCCCCAGCTGCCGGCCGGCCCCGTGCGGGCCGTGCTCCACTTCGCCGCCTACGCCTACGTGGGCGAGAGCGTGAGCGATCCGGCCCGCTACTACCGCAACAACCTGGGCGACACCCTGGTGCTGCTGGAGGCCCTGCAGGCCGAGGCCCAGCGCCGCGGCCTGCCCATCCCGCTGGTGTTCAGCTCCACCTGCGCCACCTACGGCATCCCCGCCCCCGACCAGATCCCCATCAACGAGCGCTGTCCCCAGGCGCCGATCAACCCCTACGGCCGCAGCAAGTGGATGGTGGAACAGCTGCTGGCCGATTTCGGCGCCGCCTACGGCCAGCCCAGCGTGATCTTCCGCTACTTCAATGCCGCCGGCGCCGATCCCGCCGCCGATCTCGGTGAAGACCACGACCCCGAAACCCACCTCATCCCCCTGGTGCTGGAGGCCCTGGCCGGCCGCCGCGAGTCCATCGCGGTGTTCGGGCGCGACTACCCCACCCCCGATGGCACCGGCATCCGCGACTACATCCATGTGGCGGACCTGGCCGCCGCCCATGTGCTCGGCCTGGATCGGCTGCTGCAGCAGGGTGGCCAGCACATCTACAACCTCGGCACCGGCCGCGGCTATTCGGTGCAGGAGGTGATCAACGCCGCCTGCCGCATCACCGGCCGCAGCCTGCGGGAGCTCGATGCTCCCCGCCGCCCCGGTGATCCCGCCGAGCTGGTGGCCGATGCCTCGCGGGCGATGGCGGAGCTGGGCTGGACGCCGCAGCGCTCCGATCTGGACACGATCCTCTCCGATGCCTGGGCCTGGCACCAGCGCCGCTGGGGCTGA
- a CDS encoding HDIG domain-containing metalloprotein — protein MGWRLSTIPILRRLRRLWRQWLRAERPRQPAAWWRLRDAAAVLVVCALVALLSSWRWLAEPNLRPGMLAPFTVRAPEAAEVVDSTALEERRQQMLPRTTVQVVDQQASERLRRSLDQQIKAIEQLLVTDQPRVEPVTLTEGQRRWLRGLDSLQFTAWAREVRQAQLRMLSQGLAPGLSEGQLVEAATMQLENLSDQGRSLGARLLVQTLQGHTNLRSDPALSQRRIEALISQQGIPTIAVEQGDLVVHQGEPINPQAFDVLDHFGLVNRRPRPLAWLGHFLESLAVAGTMVLLLRRWRSSLEPRQAMLALGTLLAVQGLHLWLNQLASPMVLLVPPTLLLAQGLGTACGLAWLAAATLLWPIPLSGLLGLRLLLAAGTAAVAAVLAGRQRTRAELLQLAVLLPAGAVLLQWLLLQGRGEPGQFDLLSEALLLGGLLMAGLLLAPLVETFFGLMTRTRLLELADLERPLLRRLSCEAPGTFEHTLMIAGLAEEGARSIGADVDLVRTGSLYHDVGKLHGPQWFIENQEEGVNPHDSLDDPFASAAILQAHVDEGLKLARRYRLPRPLADFIPEHQGTLKMGYFFHQARERDPSVPEQLFRYRGPRPRSRETAILMLADGCEAALRSLPPGTNEAEAREMVRRILEARLRDGQLDNSGIGRAELELLIRAFVRVWKRMRHRRIPYPIPRRKAFSA, from the coding sequence ATGGGCTGGCGGCTGTCGACGATCCCCATCCTCCGCCGGCTGCGTCGCCTCTGGCGGCAGTGGCTCCGCGCCGAGCGGCCGCGCCAGCCTGCCGCCTGGTGGCGGCTGCGGGACGCGGCGGCGGTGCTGGTGGTGTGCGCCCTGGTGGCGCTGCTCAGCAGCTGGCGCTGGCTGGCGGAGCCGAACCTGCGCCCCGGCATGCTGGCCCCCTTCACGGTGCGGGCACCGGAGGCCGCCGAGGTGGTGGACAGCACCGCCCTGGAGGAACGGCGCCAGCAGATGCTGCCCCGCACCACGGTGCAGGTGGTGGACCAGCAGGCGAGTGAACGGCTGCGTCGCTCGCTGGATCAGCAGATCAAGGCGATCGAGCAGCTGCTGGTCACCGACCAGCCGCGCGTGGAGCCGGTGACCCTCACGGAGGGCCAGCGGCGCTGGCTGCGGGGGCTCGACAGCCTGCAGTTCACGGCCTGGGCGCGGGAGGTGCGCCAGGCCCAGCTGCGCATGCTCAGCCAAGGGCTGGCCCCGGGGCTGTCCGAAGGGCAGCTGGTGGAGGCGGCCACGATGCAGCTGGAGAACCTCTCCGACCAGGGCCGCAGCCTCGGGGCCCGCCTGCTGGTGCAGACCCTGCAGGGCCACACCAACCTGCGCAGCGATCCGGCCCTGAGCCAGCGGCGCATCGAGGCCCTGATCAGCCAGCAGGGCATCCCCACCATCGCCGTGGAGCAAGGCGACCTGGTGGTGCACCAGGGCGAGCCGATCAATCCCCAGGCCTTCGATGTGCTCGATCACTTCGGGCTGGTGAACCGGCGGCCGCGGCCCCTGGCCTGGCTGGGCCACTTCCTCGAGAGCCTGGCCGTCGCCGGCACGATGGTGCTGCTGCTGCGGCGCTGGCGCAGCAGCCTGGAACCGCGCCAGGCGATGCTGGCCCTGGGCACCCTGCTGGCGGTGCAGGGGCTGCACCTGTGGCTGAACCAGCTGGCCAGCCCGATGGTGCTGCTGGTGCCGCCCACCCTGCTGCTGGCCCAGGGGCTGGGCACGGCCTGCGGGCTGGCCTGGCTGGCGGCCGCCACCCTGCTGTGGCCCATCCCCCTGAGTGGCCTGCTGGGGCTGCGGCTGCTGCTGGCCGCCGGCACCGCGGCGGTGGCGGCGGTGCTGGCGGGCCGCCAGCGCACCCGGGCGGAACTGCTGCAGCTGGCGGTGCTGCTGCCGGCCGGAGCCGTTCTGCTGCAGTGGCTGCTGCTGCAGGGCCGCGGCGAGCCCGGCCAGTTCGACCTGCTGAGCGAGGCCCTGCTGCTGGGCGGCCTGCTGATGGCCGGCCTGCTGCTGGCGCCGCTGGTGGAGACGTTCTTCGGGCTGATGACACGCACGCGGCTGCTGGAGCTGGCCGATCTGGAACGGCCGCTGCTGCGGCGTCTCTCCTGCGAGGCGCCGGGCACGTTCGAGCACACCCTGATGATCGCGGGGCTGGCGGAGGAGGGGGCCCGCAGCATCGGCGCCGATGTGGATCTGGTGCGCACCGGGTCGCTGTACCACGACGTGGGCAAGCTGCACGGCCCCCAGTGGTTCATCGAGAACCAGGAGGAGGGGGTCAACCCCCACGACAGCCTCGACGACCCCTTCGCCAGCGCGGCGATCCTGCAGGCCCACGTGGACGAGGGCCTGAAGCTGGCCCGGCGCTATCGCCTGCCGCGGCCCCTGGCCGACTTCATCCCCGAGCACCAGGGCACCCTCAAGATGGGCTACTTCTTCCACCAGGCCCGCGAGCGGGACCCCTCGGTGCCGGAGCAGCTGTTCCGCTACCGCGGCCCCAGGCCCCGCAGCCGGGAGACGGCGATCCTGATGCTGGCCGACGGCTGCGAGGCGGCGCTGCGGTCCCTGCCGCCCGGCACCAACGAGGCCGAGGCGCGGGAGATGGTGCGGCGGATCCTGGAGGCCCGGCTGCGGGATGGCCAGCTGGACAACAGCGGCATCGGCCGGGCCGAGCTGGAGCTGCTGATCCGCGCCTTCGTGCGGGTGTGGAAGCGGATGCGGCACCGGCGCATCCCCTACCCGATCCCGCGCCGCAAGGCGTTCAGCGCCTGA
- a CDS encoding HEPN domain-containing protein: MNRSADWLHQAHADLDQAELSARAGHHEWACFACHQAVEKALKALHLSLGQQVWGHGLGRSFRDLPAAAAAGLAEAVTDLEDRLRILDALYIPTRYPDSLPDGAPTDHFGRLQSDDALRHARALVDAIRAALA, translated from the coding sequence ATGAACCGCTCCGCCGACTGGCTGCATCAGGCCCACGCCGATCTGGACCAGGCCGAGCTGAGCGCCAGGGCCGGGCACCATGAGTGGGCCTGTTTCGCCTGCCACCAGGCGGTGGAGAAAGCCCTCAAGGCCCTTCACCTCAGTCTTGGCCAGCAGGTCTGGGGGCATGGGCTTGGGCGCTCCTTCCGCGATCTGCCCGCCGCCGCCGCCGCCGGCCTCGCAGAAGCGGTGACGGACCTGGAGGATCGTCTGCGCATCCTCGATGCGCTCTACATCCCCACCCGCTACCCCGATAGCCTGCCGGATGGGGCCCCCACCGATCACTTCGGCCGTCTCCAGAGTGACGACGCTCTCCGCCATGCCCGTGCGCTCGTTGACGCAATCCGTGCTGCGCTGGCCTGA
- the gmd gene encoding GDP-mannose 4,6-dehydratase, whose amino-acid sequence MPKTALITGISGQDGSYLAELLLEKGYVVHGIKRRASSFNTQRIDHLYQDPHESDQRLVLHYGDLTDSTNLIRIVQQVQPDEIYNLGAQSHVAVSFESPEYTANSDALGTLRILEAVRILGLTEKTRIYQASTSELYGLVQEIPQKESTPFYPRSPYGVAKLYAYWITVNYREAYGMYACNGVLFNHESPRRGETFVTRKITRGLARINEGLDECLFMGNLDSLRDWGHARDYVEMQWRMLQQESPEDYVIATGRQESVRRFIELTAAELGWGPIQWEGKGVNEVGRRDTGEVVVRIDPRYFRPAEVETLLGDPTKAREKLGWTPTTTLEELVAEMVAADKEEARKEAILRLKGFKVVGSMENPPTNPLAVERARAAQG is encoded by the coding sequence ATGCCCAAGACAGCGCTGATCACCGGCATCTCAGGGCAGGACGGCAGCTACCTGGCCGAGCTGCTGCTGGAGAAGGGCTATGTGGTGCACGGCATCAAGCGGCGGGCCAGCAGCTTCAACACCCAGCGGATCGATCACCTCTACCAGGACCCGCACGAGAGCGATCAGCGCCTGGTGCTGCACTACGGCGATCTGACTGACAGCACCAACCTGATCCGGATCGTGCAGCAGGTGCAGCCCGATGAGATCTACAACCTCGGCGCTCAGAGCCATGTGGCGGTGAGCTTCGAGAGCCCGGAATACACCGCCAACAGCGATGCCCTCGGCACCCTGCGGATTCTGGAGGCGGTGCGCATCCTGGGGCTCACGGAGAAGACCCGCATCTACCAGGCCAGCACCAGCGAGCTCTACGGCCTGGTGCAGGAGATCCCGCAGAAGGAGAGCACGCCCTTCTACCCGCGCAGCCCCTACGGGGTGGCCAAGCTCTACGCCTACTGGATCACGGTGAACTACCGCGAGGCTTACGGCATGTATGCCTGCAACGGGGTTCTGTTCAACCACGAATCGCCGCGGCGGGGCGAAACCTTCGTGACGCGCAAGATCACCCGTGGCCTGGCGCGCATCAACGAGGGGCTCGATGAGTGCCTGTTCATGGGCAACCTCGATTCGCTGCGCGACTGGGGCCACGCCCGCGATTACGTGGAGATGCAGTGGCGGATGCTGCAGCAGGAGAGCCCGGAGGATTACGTGATCGCCACCGGACGGCAGGAGAGCGTGCGTCGCTTCATCGAGCTCACGGCGGCGGAGCTGGGCTGGGGGCCGATCCAGTGGGAAGGAAAGGGGGTGAACGAGGTGGGCCGGCGCGACACCGGCGAGGTGGTGGTGCGGATCGATCCGCGCTACTTCCGCCCGGCAGAGGTGGAAACGCTGCTGGGGGATCCCACCAAGGCGCGGGAGAAGCTGGGCTGGACGCCCACCACCACCCTGGAGGAGCTGGTGGCGGAGATGGTGGCGGCCGACAAGGAGGAGGCGCGCAAGGAGGCGATCCTGCGGTTGAAGGGCTTCAAGGTGGTGGGCTCGATGGAGAACCCGCCCACCAACCCGCTGGCGGTGGAGCGGGCCCGGGCCGCTCAGGGGTGA
- a CDS encoding DUF6165 family protein, whose product MLTIPVSVGELVDKLTILALKQQHFEGEALQQVNREQALLQQAFAAAAPRFDPALQEQLQAVNAELWHCEEAIRACDRQSDFGPAFVRLARSIHRLNDRRAALKRAINLQSGSALIEQKSYDTGHAATGRSGRVDPSVPAA is encoded by the coding sequence ATGCTCACGATTCCGGTGTCCGTGGGCGAGCTGGTGGACAAGCTCACCATCCTGGCCCTCAAGCAGCAGCACTTCGAGGGCGAGGCGCTGCAGCAGGTGAACCGGGAGCAGGCCCTGCTGCAGCAGGCTTTCGCGGCGGCCGCACCCCGCTTCGATCCGGCATTGCAGGAGCAGCTGCAGGCTGTGAATGCCGAGCTGTGGCACTGCGAGGAGGCGATCCGCGCCTGTGACCGCCAGAGCGACTTCGGCCCCGCCTTCGTGCGGCTGGCCCGCAGCATCCACCGCCTCAACGACCGCCGTGCCGCCCTCAAGCGCGCCATCAACCTCCAGAGCGGCAGCGCCCTGATCGAGCAGAAGAGCTACGACACCGGCCATGCAGCGACAGGCCGCTCCGGCAGAGTCGACCCCAGCGTTCCCGCCGCCTGA
- a CDS encoding GDP-L-fucose synthase, with amino-acid sequence MTSPSLLQPTLLRPSDRIFVAGHRGMAGGAIGRALQRAGYGDGAQGGALLTAGRQELDLLDGAAVERWFAAQRPDVVVLAAAKVGGIQANASYPADFLLDNLKIQTHVIETAWRSGVRRLLFLGSSCIYPKFAEQPIREEALLTGALEPTNAWYAIAKITGIKLGEALRLQHGFDAISLMPTNLYGPGDNYHPTNSHVLPALIRRFHEAAERGDASVTCWGTGTPLREFLHADDLGEACVFALEHWDPAAADAPRDGAGDPLAFLNVGTGVDLSIRELAEAVAKATGFGGEILWDTTKPDGTPKKQLDVSRLASLGWRARIPLAEGLQQAVAAFRSELSRGAVRAA; translated from the coding sequence ATGACATCCCCCTCCCTGCTGCAACCGACCCTCCTGCGTCCGAGTGACCGGATCTTCGTGGCCGGCCACCGCGGCATGGCCGGCGGCGCCATCGGCCGGGCGCTGCAGCGCGCCGGCTACGGCGATGGGGCCCAGGGGGGAGCCCTGCTCACCGCCGGCCGCCAGGAGCTGGATCTGCTCGATGGGGCGGCGGTGGAGCGCTGGTTCGCCGCGCAGCGGCCGGATGTGGTGGTGCTGGCGGCGGCGAAGGTGGGCGGCATCCAGGCCAATGCCAGCTACCCGGCCGACTTCCTGCTCGACAACCTCAAGATCCAGACCCACGTGATCGAAACGGCCTGGCGCAGCGGCGTGCGGCGGCTGCTGTTTCTGGGCAGCAGCTGCATCTACCCCAAATTCGCCGAGCAGCCGATCCGGGAGGAGGCCCTGCTCACCGGCGCCCTGGAGCCCACCAACGCCTGGTATGCGATCGCCAAGATCACCGGCATCAAGCTGGGCGAGGCGCTGCGGCTGCAGCACGGCTTCGATGCGATCAGCCTGATGCCCACCAATCTGTACGGGCCCGGCGACAACTATCACCCCACCAACAGCCACGTGCTGCCGGCGTTGATCCGCCGCTTCCACGAGGCGGCCGAGCGGGGTGATGCCAGCGTGACCTGCTGGGGCACCGGCACGCCGCTGCGGGAATTCCTGCATGCGGACGATCTGGGCGAGGCCTGCGTGTTCGCCCTGGAGCACTGGGATCCGGCCGCCGCCGATGCGCCGCGGGATGGGGCGGGCGATCCACTGGCCTTCCTGAACGTGGGCACGGGGGTGGATCTGAGCATCCGCGAGCTGGCCGAAGCGGTGGCGAAGGCCACCGGATTTGGCGGTGAGATCCTCTGGGACACGACCAAGCCCGACGGCACCCCGAAGAAGCAGCTGGACGTGAGCCGGCTGGCCTCGCTGGGCTGGCGGGCCCGCATCCCCCTGGCCGAGGGCCTGCAGCAGGCGGTGGCGGCCTTCCGCAGCGAGCTGAGCCGCGGCGCCGTGCGGGCGGCGTAG
- the crtE gene encoding geranylgeranyl diphosphate synthase CrtE gives MTAAVRTTSGNAAGGDPVISGTQAPAGFDFPAYLEAARLRVEAALDAALGPERPESLREAMRYSLLAGGKRLRPILCLAACELAGGESERAMPTAVALEMIHTMSLIHDDLPAMDDDDLRRGRPTNHKVYGEANAILAGDALLTRAFEMVALRSSGVPPERLLAVVGELSLASGAPGLVGGQVVDLECEGKTVDLDTLEYIHLHKTGALLRACVLCGALIAGAPDALLTALRTYARGIGLAFQIIDDILDVTASSEVLGKTAGKDLTADKTTYPKLLGLEESRQRAQALVLEAKEALAPFAAGGRAAPLLALADYITSRDR, from the coding sequence ATGACCGCGGCGGTGCGCACGACCTCCGGCAACGCCGCCGGCGGCGACCCAGTGATCAGCGGCACCCAGGCCCCGGCCGGGTTCGATTTCCCCGCCTACCTGGAGGCCGCCCGCCTGAGGGTGGAGGCGGCGCTCGATGCTGCCCTCGGGCCGGAACGGCCGGAGTCGCTGCGGGAGGCGATGCGCTACTCCCTGCTGGCCGGTGGCAAGCGTCTGAGGCCCATCCTCTGCCTGGCGGCCTGTGAGCTGGCCGGCGGGGAGAGCGAGCGGGCCATGCCCACGGCCGTGGCCCTGGAGATGATCCACACCATGTCGTTGATCCATGACGACCTGCCCGCCATGGACGACGACGATCTGCGCCGCGGCCGGCCCACCAACCACAAGGTGTACGGCGAGGCCAACGCCATCCTCGCCGGCGACGCCCTGCTCACCCGCGCCTTCGAGATGGTGGCCCTGCGCAGTTCGGGGGTGCCGCCGGAGCGGCTGCTGGCGGTGGTGGGGGAGCTCTCCCTGGCTTCCGGGGCCCCCGGCCTGGTGGGCGGCCAGGTGGTGGATCTGGAGTGCGAGGGCAAGACCGTGGACCTCGACACCCTCGAGTACATCCACCTGCACAAGACCGGTGCCCTGCTGCGGGCCTGCGTGCTCTGCGGGGCCCTGATCGCCGGAGCCCCCGACGCCCTGCTCACCGCCCTGCGCACCTACGCCCGCGGCATCGGCCTGGCCTTCCAGATCATCGACGACATCCTGGATGTCACCGCCAGCAGCGAGGTGCTGGGCAAGACCGCTGGCAAGGATCTCACCGCCGACAAGACCACCTACCCCAAGCTGCTCGGGCTGGAGGAATCGCGCCAGCGGGCCCAGGCCCTGGTGCTGGAGGCCAAGGAGGCCCTGGCCCCCTTCGCCGCCGGAGGGCGCGCGGCGCCCCTGCTGGCCCTGGCCGACTACATCACCAGCCGTGACCGATGA
- a CDS encoding J domain-containing protein, whose product MPRHRPLHTLFKGGVSCAVGGLVAVMIDQGVRVHLRHGNHQIAADSLHMLWAPAVFLLVGALLLGQGLIDVLALLVAALPWPRRSAHPGPPVRRAQRYAPAAAARPPLRAVPAAPDPYLQACRHLGVEPGSSWPQIRAAWRRNVTRWHPDAGGDPELWHQRLAAYRLLEASQGLRLDLAA is encoded by the coding sequence GTGCCCCGTCACCGCCCCCTGCACACGCTGTTCAAGGGCGGCGTCAGCTGCGCCGTCGGCGGGCTGGTGGCGGTGATGATCGACCAGGGGGTGCGGGTCCACCTGCGCCACGGCAACCACCAGATCGCCGCCGACAGCCTGCACATGCTCTGGGCGCCGGCCGTGTTCCTGCTGGTGGGCGCCCTGTTGCTCGGCCAGGGGCTGATCGACGTCCTCGCCCTGCTGGTGGCCGCCCTGCCCTGGCCACGCCGCTCCGCTCACCCGGGGCCCCCGGTGCGGCGGGCGCAGCGCTACGCGCCCGCCGCCGCCGCCCGGCCGCCGCTGCGGGCCGTGCCGGCCGCCCCCGATCCCTATCTGCAGGCCTGCCGTCACCTGGGGGTGGAGCCGGGCAGCAGCTGGCCCCAGATCCGCGCCGCCTGGCGCCGCAACGTGACCCGCTGGCACCCCGACGCCGGCGGCGATCCGGAGCTGTGGCACCAGCGCCTGGCCGCCTACCGGCTGCTGGAGGCCAGCCAGGGGCTCCGCCTCGACCTGGCCGCCTGA
- a CDS encoding peptide ligase PGM1-related protein: MAALSFRELQRQLQPDWGHTIEGRGPEVDVLMVPSLSMDQTQMDLVTGSHHYEERQLFALIGLRHPGVRMLYASSKPLGELVVDAVLELLPGVPTSHARRRLHLFDTDDASSRPLTAKLLERPALLARMGELLRPGRSFISCFVVSDLERQLSERLQVPLLGTPPDLLHWGSKAGSRALFARCGVPHPPGTAPVHDLEQLAEATAGLWEAHPELRSCVVKLNEGFSGEGNARLALEPLQLAELSARERRQRLRSALDSLPMPSPRWRELMAEQGALVEAWLEGGEELRSPSVQGTIHPGEGGRPGAVEVLSSHEQVLGGPGGQTYLGCRFPAADPYREALMRHGARVGEALAQEGALERYAVDFIARRFGQHWDLQAIEINLRQGGTTHPYMALNAITSGRLEPGDGLYRSPTGTPLFYRATDNLCSPQLRGLLPIDLIDIVAEAGLHYDPAQLRGSVFHLLGCLSEFGKLGMTCIGRSAAEAEAVYEATEAQLVRAASERGAGERGGP, encoded by the coding sequence ATGGCGGCACTCAGCTTCCGGGAGCTGCAGCGGCAGCTCCAGCCCGACTGGGGCCACACGATCGAGGGTCGGGGCCCGGAGGTGGACGTGCTGATGGTGCCGTCCCTCTCGATGGACCAGACCCAGATGGATCTGGTGACCGGCTCCCACCACTACGAGGAGCGGCAGCTGTTCGCCCTGATCGGCCTGCGCCATCCGGGCGTGCGGATGCTGTACGCCAGCAGCAAACCCCTGGGGGAGCTGGTGGTGGATGCGGTGCTGGAGCTGCTGCCCGGCGTGCCCACCTCCCACGCCCGCCGGCGGCTGCACCTGTTCGACACCGACGACGCCTCCAGCCGGCCGCTCACGGCCAAGCTGCTGGAGCGACCGGCCCTGCTGGCGCGCATGGGCGAGCTGCTGCGCCCCGGCCGCAGCTTCATCAGCTGCTTCGTGGTGAGCGATCTGGAGCGCCAGCTCTCGGAACGGCTGCAGGTGCCGCTGCTGGGCACCCCGCCCGACCTGCTGCACTGGGGCAGCAAGGCCGGCAGCCGGGCCCTGTTCGCCCGCTGCGGTGTGCCCCACCCGCCGGGCACGGCGCCGGTGCACGATCTGGAGCAGCTGGCGGAGGCCACCGCCGGGCTGTGGGAAGCCCATCCGGAGCTGCGCAGCTGCGTGGTGAAGCTGAACGAGGGCTTCAGCGGCGAAGGCAACGCGCGGTTGGCCCTGGAGCCGCTGCAGCTGGCGGAGCTGTCGGCACGGGAGCGGCGCCAGCGGCTGCGCAGCGCGCTCGACAGCCTGCCGATGCCCTCCCCGCGCTGGCGGGAGCTGATGGCCGAGCAGGGGGCGCTGGTGGAGGCCTGGCTGGAGGGGGGCGAGGAGCTGCGCTCCCCCAGCGTGCAGGGCACGATCCATCCCGGCGAAGGGGGCCGGCCGGGAGCGGTGGAGGTGCTCTCCAGCCACGAGCAGGTGCTGGGGGGCCCTGGCGGGCAGACCTACCTGGGCTGTCGCTTCCCCGCGGCCGATCCCTACCGGGAGGCGCTGATGCGCCATGGGGCCCGGGTGGGGGAAGCCCTGGCCCAGGAAGGGGCGCTGGAGCGCTACGCGGTGGACTTCATCGCCCGGCGCTTCGGGCAGCACTGGGACCTGCAGGCGATCGAGATCAACCTGCGCCAGGGCGGCACCACCCATCCCTACATGGCCCTGAACGCGATCACCAGCGGCCGCCTGGAGCCCGGCGACGGGCTCTACCGCTCGCCCACCGGCACGCCGCTCTTCTACCGGGCCACCGACAACCTCTGCTCACCCCAGCTGCGGGGCCTGCTGCCGATCGACCTGATCGACATCGTGGCCGAGGCGGGGCTGCACTACGACCCGGCCCAGCTGCGCGGCAGCGTGTTCCACCTGCTGGGCTGCCTGTCGGAATTCGGCAAGCTGGGCATGACCTGCATCGGCCGCAGCGCGGCGGAGGCGGAGGCGGTGTACGAGGCCACCGAGGCGCAGCTGGTGCGGGCGGCCTCTGAGCGGGGCGCCGGAGAACGGGGCGGCCCCTAG
- a CDS encoding nucleotidyltransferase domain-containing protein, translated as MRSLTQSVLRWPEPHQVLRQVETWAAEQAARVPSLERVAVFGSYGRGQAGVGSDLDLLLIDAHASGSQQERLLLWPLERLPLSCDALVLTPAEHSALLAEGSRFAGELRRDVRWVWPRRS; from the coding sequence GTGCGCTCGTTGACGCAATCCGTGCTGCGCTGGCCTGAGCCCCACCAGGTTCTGCGCCAGGTGGAAACCTGGGCGGCCGAGCAGGCGGCCCGTGTTCCTTCGCTGGAGCGGGTGGCGGTGTTCGGCAGCTACGGCCGTGGCCAGGCCGGCGTGGGCAGTGACCTGGATCTGCTGCTGATCGACGCCCACGCCAGCGGTTCCCAGCAGGAGCGGTTGCTGCTCTGGCCGCTGGAGCGGTTGCCTCTCAGCTGCGATGCCCTGGTGCTCACCCCCGCCGAACACAGCGCCCTGCTGGCCGAAGGATCCCGTTTCGCTGGCGAGCTCCGCCGCGATGTGCGCTGGGTCTGGCCGCGCCGCTCCTAG